The DNA segment CCCCTCCACGGCCATCACGAGGTGCGCCAGGCCGGCGATTTCCTCCAGATACGCACGTTCCAGGCGCTCCAGATCATCCCGCAGGATCGCCGCGCGGCGTTTTTTCTCCTCCTTGCCGAGCTGCCCGGCAGCCTTGGCGGCCAGCGTGCCGGGGCGTCTCGAAAACGCGAACACGTGGGCGTACCCCAGGCGGGCAGTCAGGCAAAACTCCCGCGTGGCCTGGAAGGCGGATTCGGACTCGCCCGGGAAACCGGTCAGGATGTCCGCTCCCAGGGCGGCGTGCGGCCAGAAGGTTCGCACTTCGCCCAGAAAATCCAGCACGGAACGGGGCTGGTAATGCGCCCGCCCCATGGCGGCCAGCACGCCCGGGTCGCCGCTCTGCATGGAGAGATGCAGGTGCGGACAGGTCATGCGCGAAGCGGCCAGCACCTTAAGCGCTGGCGCGCCCAGCATGCCGGGGTCCAGCGACGACAGGCGCAGCCGGGCCGCCCCGGCCCATTGCGGTGAAAGATCGGCCTCCAGGCGGGCCAGCAGGGTCCAGAAATCGCCGCCGCCGTCGAACTCGTACTGCCCGAGATTGATCCCGGAGAGGATAAGTTCCCGGTGTCCTGAATCCAGGAGCAGGCGGGCCTCGCCCAGGATGTCCTCATAGGGGCGTGACCGGGCCGGGCCGCGCGCCCGTGGGACGATGCAGTAGGTGCAGCAGTGCGAGCAGCCGTCCTGGACCTTCAGGATCGGGCGGGCCCGCCGGAAACGGCTGATGGAGAAGTCCGGCCAGGAGCCCCGCGTGGGCGCGGCAGCATCGGCGACGTCCGGCAGGACGCACCCCGGCGACCATGCCCCGAGGCCTGGCTTGGCGGATTGCGGCACCACGACCTCCACGCCGGGAATGGCCGCAAAGGCCCCGGCTTCAACCTGGGAGGCGCACCCCGTCACCAGCACCCTCGCTCCGGGAGCGGCGCGCACCAGGCGGCTGACCGCGCGGCGGCTGTCCGCCACTGCCCCGGACGTCACCGCACAGGTGTGCACCAGCACCACGTCAGCCAGCCCTGCGCCGCCTGCCTCCCGCCAGCCCCGCTCTTCCCAGCGTTCGCGGACGGCCTGGGATTCGTACTGATTGATCTTGCAGCCCAAAGTATGAATGTGGAACCGCGTGCTTGATCCGTGTTTTTGGCCCGGCACCGTAACTTTTTCCTCCGTGCGTGCATCGTCTTAATGGGTGAGCGAGGCCCCTCCTATAGTATCCGGGTGCTGTCGTGAAGCCGACGGGAATGAGTCCCGTTATCAGGACAAAGTCCTATTGACGGGACAGGCGTTCACCGCATACAGGACTGGAAACAATCCCACAGATTGACACGCCTCTCCAATACGCTGAAATACAAGAACTTAAACGATGGGCACAATTCTTGATATACACGTAGCATGAACAGCCTTCCCCGCCCCTTCGGCCCCCTGACCAACCTGCGCAGCCGCGATGTTTTCCTGCGCCCTCTCTACGAACTGGAGAACCGCGCGCTGGCGGGAATCGAACTGAGCTTCGCAGGCCTCGCGGCAGGCTCCTGCGTCAAGCCCGAGACATTGGCCGGAGTGCTGGAGAGCATCCGGGGCTCGCTTGCGCCTGAAGCGTTCGTCTGCGTCAGCCTTGGCGAGAACGAGCTCTCCGACCCGACCTACCCCGAAGCCCTGGCCTCAACCTTCGCCAGAACGCGCTCCGGCACGTCCAACATATGCCTGTTTTTCGAGGACGCCCTGTTCCCCAGGCTGGGGTTCGCCGCCATGCAGCAGTTCGTCCGCTTCAAACGCCTGGGATTCCGCCTTGGCGTGGACATCATAAACCTCCAGACGATCCCGGCCCTGATCGTCGAACGGCTGCCCGCCGACGTGCTGCGCCTGGACCCTCTGGATGCGCTGGCCCTGCCGGGTGATCCGCAATCGCTGCGCGACATCCAGGATTTCAGCAGCTTCGCGGCCAACCTGCTCATGCTTCCGGCCGCGAGAGGGGTTCGCAGCCAGGGCCAATTGAACCTTTTGCGCGACATGGGAGTGCGAATCGGACAGGGGCCTGTATTTTCCGATATTGCCCCAACCAGTTATCCATCCTAATTCGGCATCCCCATGCGGGAAGACCCCTTTTCTAAACTCTTTGTCATGTTCTCTTTTCAAAAGCCAATGTAAAATTAAAATTTCTATTTACAAATAATGTGAAATAGCTAAGATTCCCTCCGCTACCTATAGTAGACTGCTGTACCCGGAATTGAAGGAGACCTCATGGACGACTATTTGAAAGAATCCCTGGAGATTGTCAGGGCGCAGGCAAAAGTAAGGGTTATGACCGCTCAGGAGATCGTAACCATGGTTTCCAACCTTGTGCTCGGCCTCAAAGCCGTCATGCAGGGCGCCTCCCTGCCTTCCGCGCCCGTTGCCGCAGAAGACGCATCCGGCAAGCCCCTGGATCCCAAGAAGGCCATCCGCGAGAAGACCATCATCTGCATGGAAAGCGGCAAGTCCATGAAGGTCATCACCAAGCGCCACCTGGCCAAATACGGACTGACCCCGGACGAATACCGCGCCAAATGGGGCTACGCCAAGGACCTCCCCCTGGTCTGCAAGGAACTCCAGCGTGCCCGCCGCAAGAAAATGCAGGACATGCGCCTCTGGGAACGCCGCAAGAAGGACTAATCCCTCTTTCGGACCGCATCTCTGTTTCTCCCCTCGGCGCGGCAGCAGGCCCCTGCGGCCTCCCGGAGTCCCCCCGCTCCAGTCCGCGCAATGAGTCCCGTCTCGCCCGCAAAAGCCCTCGCGATTTTTCGCGAGGGCTTTTGCACATGAATTCCGCACGCTACGGGTTTCGCCCCCAATATTGCCCCATTTGGCCCTTTACAGCCTTATTTTACCGTGGCAAGGACCATACTACAGAAAAAGCAGCCCTCCCACTCGTCTCCCGGAGGTGAACCATGCCCGCTCCTTCCGTTCGTTTTGATCCTTCGCTTCTTTACGCCGAGTGCAGCCGATGCAAGGCTCCGGTGCTCTGGCTCGCCAACCCCAGCGAAGACCTGCTCTGGATGGGGATACCGGCGGGAAGCCTCGATGCCGACTGCCTCCTCCTTTATGAGGGATGCCCCAACTGCTGCCCCGAAAAGAAAGCATATGAGGCTCGCTTCATCAGGTTCGGGCACCGCAGGGAGCTCCCGGCCTCGCACTGACGCCGACGCCTTGACGCATGGCCGTTGAGCCGTTCTCCTGGCGCACGCGCCATGAGAGCGGCCCCCGATGTCGGGCGGCCAAGACGCATGAGGAAGTTCTGACACCTTAATCGATTCATTCCAGGCTGACAGAGCTACGCTTGCCGCTCCTGCGCCCTTAGTACGCTGCCCGGTCGCAACCTGCCTGCCCCTCCCTCCTCCGTCGGCTATTCAGCAATCCAGCCTTGGATCTTCTGGGCCAGTGCGCCTTCTTCCGTCGATTCCCCATCTCCAGTTGACAGTGAAATTCAAAATCATTTATTTCCCTTTTCACCAGACGGGAAAATGCTGCGCAGGGCGACACAATCCACTATCAACCTGGAATGATTAGCCTGACCCATTGCGTACCAAGTCATTTTTCGTCAATTTATTACAAAAAAGTGAAAACATTTGCCTTGCCATGAAAAATGTTTCACTTTACACACATTGCAGTCGTGTTACGAAGAGAGGTTTTTCCGCATTGGTCGGCAACCTCACCAGCGTTCGCCAAGCACTGGATTTCCTTCGCAACCGATGCGGGCATGGTGGGGCTGTTCTCAGGTTTTCCTTAAAGAAATCCGCACGGACGCGGCAACACCCCTCCCTGGCCATGCCCATTACCGGCAGAGGCAATACGCAGACAACACGAGGAGGAGGAATCCCATGAAACGTCTTATGCTTTTGGCCTTGCTCGTCAGCTTCGCTCTCGGCGCCGTGGCCGCTCAGGCCGCCACCGAAGTGAAGATGACCGGCGACGCCCGTATCCACGGAACCTGGTTCCAGAAGCCCAACTACACCGGCTGGACCGGCGACGGCACCCAGACCAGCGACCCCTTCACCATCTGGCAGCGCTTCCGCCTGCGCACCGACTTCATCGCCAACGAGAACCTGAAGTTCCGCCTGGGCATCCGCGTCAACAACACCCCCTGGGGCAACGGCACCTACCGCGTTGACAACCCGGCCGTGTCCATCGACGTGTATCAGGCTTACCTGCAGTTCAAGTGGCCCAACACCGATGTCGAGTTCACCCTGGGCCGTCAGCCCTTCACCGTGGCCCACAGCTCCTTCTTCGCCGGCAGCTCCATCGTGCTGGACACCGAAGTGGCTGGCGCCATCGTGAACATCCCCCTGATGAAGGACACCGTGTCCGTCGTCGGCGGCTTCATCCGCTTCCTGGACACCAACCGCGACTTCGACCCCACCACCACCCAGGTGCCCGACGAGTTCGACGGTTACTACCTGAGCCTGCCCATCACCCTGGACGGCTTCTCCGCCACCCCCTGGGGCATGCTGGCCGTTGTCGGCCGCAACGCCAACTACGCGGGCACCGCTTCCGGCGGCGCTGGCTTCTACAATGCCAGCCTGGCCCAGAACCTGATGTCCGCCGGCACCTTCGCCCTGGCCCCCACCACCCTGCGCAACGCGCAGAACGTGTACTGGTGGGTGGGCAGCGCCTTCGAAGTGACCGCCCTTGATCCCTTCAAGTTCTACGCCGACGCCATCTACGGCGAAGGCAACGGCAGCGACCGCGCCAAGAACCGCCGCGCCGGCTTCTTCTTCGACGTTGCCGCCGAATACACCGGCCTGGACATGCTCACCCCCCAGATCGCCTTCTGGTGGTCCACTGGTGAAGACGACTCCCTGCGCAACGGCTCCGAGCGCCTGCCCCAGATCGCTTCGTCCTGGGGTCCCAGCACCTCCTTCCTGTTCGACAACGACCAGGTCTTCATGGCCTCCAACATGGGCGTGAACGCTGTCGGCTCCTGGGGCTTCTCCGCCTCGCTGAACAAGATGAGCTTCATGCAGGACCTGACCCATCGCCTGACCTTCACCTTCGTGAAGGGCAACAACTCCTCCCGTGGCCTGCGCACCGCCAACGCCATCCTGGGCTCCGGCGCCTTCTACCAGATGGGCCGCGACCTGACCACGAACGAGTACGTCATGGGCATCAACCTCGACAACACCTACGCCATCTACGAGAACCTGAACGCCCTGGCCAACTTCGGCTGGTCCCACGGCGACTTCGAGCGTTCCGTGTGGGGACGCCAGATGGTCAACCAGGCCAAGAACGGCGACGCCTTCATGGTGTCCGTCGGCCTGCAGTACAAGTTCTAGGACTCGTACCTAAGCTCAAGAGCCTCGCAGGCGGCCGGGACTTGTCCCGGCCGCCATTTTTGCGCCCGCAGTCCGGAAAACGGCGCGCTTGCCACCAGCCTCTGTTTCAGAGTATCGCCCAAGCATGTCTCGCACTGCCGTATCTCCCATCGTCCGGCTCACGCTCCTGGCAACCCTGGTGCTCCTGGGCCTTACGGGCTGCGCCAAACTGAGCGCCTCCCACCTCCAGCTCAA comes from the Fundidesulfovibrio putealis DSM 16056 genome and includes:
- a CDS encoding MiaB/RimO family radical SAM methylthiotransferase, yielding MPGQKHGSSTRFHIHTLGCKINQYESQAVRERWEERGWREAGGAGLADVVLVHTCAVTSGAVADSRRAVSRLVRAAPGARVLVTGCASQVEAGAFAAIPGVEVVVPQSAKPGLGAWSPGCVLPDVADAAAPTRGSWPDFSISRFRRARPILKVQDGCSHCCTYCIVPRARGPARSRPYEDILGEARLLLDSGHRELILSGINLGQYEFDGGGDFWTLLARLEADLSPQWAGAARLRLSSLDPGMLGAPALKVLAASRMTCPHLHLSMQSGDPGVLAAMGRAHYQPRSVLDFLGEVRTFWPHAALGADILTGFPGESESAFQATREFCLTARLGYAHVFAFSRRPGTLAAKAAGQLGKEEKKRRAAILRDDLERLERAYLEEIAGLAHLVMAVEGEQALNGSSEYYVECRLERPSPVPWGGLLPVRPLGVRDGALLVEPA
- a CDS encoding EAL domain-containing protein, with amino-acid sequence MNSLPRPFGPLTNLRSRDVFLRPLYELENRALAGIELSFAGLAAGSCVKPETLAGVLESIRGSLAPEAFVCVSLGENELSDPTYPEALASTFARTRSGTSNICLFFEDALFPRLGFAAMQQFVRFKRLGFRLGVDIINLQTIPALIVERLPADVLRLDPLDALALPGDPQSLRDIQDFSSFAANLLMLPAARGVRSQGQLNLLRDMGVRIGQGPVFSDIAPTSYPS
- a CDS encoding MucR family transcriptional regulator encodes the protein MDDYLKESLEIVRAQAKVRVMTAQEIVTMVSNLVLGLKAVMQGASLPSAPVAAEDASGKPLDPKKAIREKTIICMESGKSMKVITKRHLAKYGLTPDEYRAKWGYAKDLPLVCKELQRARRKKMQDMRLWERRKKD
- a CDS encoding outer membrane homotrimeric porin, with translation MKRLMLLALLVSFALGAVAAQAATEVKMTGDARIHGTWFQKPNYTGWTGDGTQTSDPFTIWQRFRLRTDFIANENLKFRLGIRVNNTPWGNGTYRVDNPAVSIDVYQAYLQFKWPNTDVEFTLGRQPFTVAHSSFFAGSSIVLDTEVAGAIVNIPLMKDTVSVVGGFIRFLDTNRDFDPTTTQVPDEFDGYYLSLPITLDGFSATPWGMLAVVGRNANYAGTASGGAGFYNASLAQNLMSAGTFALAPTTLRNAQNVYWWVGSAFEVTALDPFKFYADAIYGEGNGSDRAKNRRAGFFFDVAAEYTGLDMLTPQIAFWWSTGEDDSLRNGSERLPQIASSWGPSTSFLFDNDQVFMASNMGVNAVGSWGFSASLNKMSFMQDLTHRLTFTFVKGNNSSRGLRTANAILGSGAFYQMGRDLTTNEYVMGINLDNTYAIYENLNALANFGWSHGDFERSVWGRQMVNQAKNGDAFMVSVGLQYKF